From Desulfuromonas soudanensis, the proteins below share one genomic window:
- the speE gene encoding polyamine aminopropyltransferase, whose product MDLWYTEKHSENVGITMKVTETLFSGKSEFQQLDIVDTLEYGRMMLLDGLVMCTERDEFVYHDMITHPALFTHPDPKQVLVIGGGDGGTIREIMKHKKVELATLCEIDGLVIDKSVELLPSMACEIDGNNPRVKLHVDDGLAYIREHQNEFDVIMVDSTDPIGPAVGLFEEDFYRLVFGALKEDGIMIAQSESPFYHAEIQKNMYGNLRAVFPIVEMYQAFIPTYPSGFWSFAFASKKYHPVKDFDRKRAAARDFYTKYYNEDLHLGAFMLPTFAKENIAAK is encoded by the coding sequence ATGGATCTGTGGTACACGGAAAAACATTCGGAAAACGTCGGCATCACCATGAAGGTGACCGAGACCCTCTTCTCCGGCAAGAGCGAGTTCCAGCAGCTCGACATCGTCGATACCCTCGAATACGGCCGGATGATGCTCCTCGACGGCCTGGTGATGTGCACCGAGCGCGACGAGTTCGTCTACCACGACATGATCACCCATCCGGCGCTCTTCACCCACCCCGACCCGAAGCAGGTCCTGGTCATCGGCGGCGGCGACGGGGGCACCATTCGCGAGATCATGAAACACAAGAAGGTCGAGCTCGCCACCCTCTGCGAGATCGACGGCCTGGTCATCGACAAGTCCGTGGAACTCCTGCCGTCCATGGCCTGCGAGATCGACGGCAACAACCCCCGGGTCAAGCTCCACGTCGACGACGGCCTCGCCTACATCCGCGAGCACCAGAACGAATTCGACGTCATCATGGTCGACTCCACCGACCCCATCGGACCGGCCGTCGGCCTCTTCGAGGAGGATTTCTACCGCCTGGTCTTCGGGGCGCTGAAGGAGGACGGGATCATGATCGCCCAGAGCGAGTCCCCCTTCTACCACGCCGAAATCCAGAAGAACATGTACGGCAACCTGCGGGCGGTCTTCCCCATCGTCGAGATGTACCAGGCCTTCATCCCCACCTACCCGAGCGGCTTCTGGTCCTTCGCCTTTGCCAGCAAGAAGTACCACCCGGTCAAGGATTTCGACCGCAAGCGGGCGGCGGCACGGGATTTCTACACCAAGTACTACAACGAAGACCTGCATCTCGGCGCCTTCATGCTCCCGACGTTTGCCAAAGAGAACATTGCCGCTAAATAG
- a CDS encoding c-type cytochrome: MKAIMLIAIFICAMQVTSSFALDAKSVKDGYSLHNKYCVSCHDSVANPERTGFTRDAWHLTLNLMHKHGLQKLSNEEKEALIDYLFTIRKGMEQEAG; encoded by the coding sequence ATGAAAGCAATCATGTTAATCGCGATTTTCATCTGTGCCATGCAAGTCACAAGCAGTTTTGCGCTCGATGCAAAATCGGTAAAAGACGGATACTCTCTGCACAATAAATATTGCGTGTCCTGCCATGATTCGGTGGCAAACCCTGAAAGAACCGGGTTTACGAGGGACGCCTGGCATTTGACACTCAATTTGATGCACAAACATGGGCTGCAAAAGCTCTCCAATGAAGAAAAGGAAGCACTGATCGATTACCTTTTTACGATAAGAAAGGGGATGGAACAAGAGGCTGGCTAG
- a CDS encoding pyruvoyl-dependent arginine decarboxylase, with translation MIFTTPTGHFFVCGASEGPTRLNARDGALLQARVGDCNLIRLGFILPPKCRLVDPQPLPAGALVPAAWAAITSEMSGEVISAAVAIAYPSDPSRPGVIMEYSARGHKEDAEGIVRRMAEEGLKMRGLELGDIRSLAVQHRVEQIGSAFAGVVLWEGE, from the coding sequence ATGATCTTCACGACCCCGACCGGCCATTTTTTCGTCTGCGGCGCCTCCGAAGGTCCGACCCGACTCAACGCCCGGGACGGCGCCCTGCTGCAGGCCCGAGTCGGCGACTGCAATCTGATCCGGCTCGGCTTCATTCTCCCGCCCAAGTGCCGCCTTGTCGATCCCCAACCCCTCCCCGCCGGGGCGCTTGTCCCGGCGGCCTGGGCCGCCATCACCTCGGAGATGAGCGGAGAGGTGATTTCCGCCGCCGTCGCCATCGCCTACCCGAGCGATCCCTCCCGACCCGGAGTGATCATGGAATATTCCGCCCGCGGTCACAAGGAGGACGCCGAAGGGATCGTGCGGCGCATGGCCGAGGAGGGGCTGAAGATGCGCGGCCTCGAGCTTGGCGACATCCGCTCCCTCGCCGTACAGCACCGCGTCGAACAGATCGGCAGCGCCTTTGCCGGCGTGGTTCTCTGGGAAGGGGAGTAA
- a CDS encoding twin-arginine translocation signal domain-containing protein, whose amino-acid sequence MKRRSFLKALGATAAGVTAVGTLGNPTKAFARGKEDIGECKSLKVTVLSETSWFNNDQFKADITNYGGASTNQYDIPWDPKNSGGYSALLEIEQLDGTINKLLLDSGWNNEWMDYVFKRHGIDKMLASGEINTMVQSHWHLDHFWGIESTLKHNDKITMYGPETMYPEDEKLLNGGKLEAKGVLLAKNDVPFKGKLVKTNSKDFYKLYPGVAVKNFDVPILLRVRGESVIYVNVKGKGIVTVTGCCHPGLLTLFSTARREIQGGDKIYGCYGGLHVSLFENWDPKFDDLIKGAKAFNPTKMGCNHCTGWIWAENAAKAGLPIVKGTDTYKTYPRQSAVAKDSNVFLANGDTVVF is encoded by the coding sequence ATGAAAAGGCGCAGTTTTCTCAAGGCTCTTGGAGCAACCGCAGCAGGCGTCACCGCAGTTGGGACATTAGGGAACCCGACCAAGGCTTTTGCTCGCGGCAAGGAAGACATTGGAGAATGTAAAAGTCTCAAGGTCACTGTTCTGTCCGAAACAAGTTGGTTTAACAACGACCAGTTCAAGGCGGATATCACCAACTACGGTGGGGCGAGCACTAACCAGTATGATATCCCTTGGGACCCGAAAAACTCCGGCGGGTACTCTGCTTTGCTCGAAATTGAGCAACTCGATGGCACCATCAACAAACTGCTGCTCGATTCTGGTTGGAACAACGAATGGATGGATTATGTCTTTAAACGTCATGGTATAGACAAGATGCTTGCCAGTGGCGAAATCAACACCATGGTGCAGAGCCACTGGCACCTTGATCATTTCTGGGGTATTGAATCGACTCTTAAGCATAACGACAAGATCACCATGTACGGCCCGGAAACCATGTATCCTGAGGACGAAAAACTGCTTAACGGCGGAAAACTTGAGGCAAAGGGTGTGCTGTTGGCGAAAAATGACGTTCCTTTCAAAGGCAAACTGGTCAAAACCAATTCCAAGGACTTCTACAAACTGTACCCTGGCGTAGCCGTCAAGAATTTCGATGTACCGATTCTGCTCAGAGTGCGCGGCGAAAGCGTCATCTACGTCAACGTTAAAGGGAAAGGTATTGTCACAGTCACCGGATGTTGCCACCCGGGCCTGCTTACCCTGTTTTCCACCGCACGGCGCGAAATTCAGGGCGGCGACAAGATTTACGGCTGTTACGGTGGGCTGCATGTCTCGTTGTTCGAGAACTGGGACCCAAAATTCGACGATCTTATCAAGGGGGCTAAAGCATTCAACCCGACCAAAATGGGCTGCAATCACTGCACTGGCTGGATTTGGGCCGAAAATGCCGCCAAGGCCGGCCTGCCGATCGTCAAAGGTACCGATACTTATAAGACTTATCCGCGCCAGTCCGCCGTCGCAAAGGACAGCAATGTTTTCCTGGCCAACGGTGACACGGTCGTATTCTGA
- the mazF gene encoding endoribonuclease MazF: protein MGYIPNRGDVVWLLFDPQAGHEQSGHRLALVLSPLKYNKLTSLMLCCPLTSAIKGYPFEVATTVNEKAGVILADQVKSLDWRARKAKKAGIVTQSVLEETLAKIETLLKG, encoded by the coding sequence GTGGGCTATATTCCGAACCGGGGTGATGTGGTGTGGTTGCTTTTTGATCCGCAGGCCGGGCATGAACAGTCGGGCCATCGACTCGCGTTGGTGCTGTCACCTCTGAAGTACAACAAGCTCACCAGTTTGATGCTCTGCTGCCCCCTGACAAGTGCAATCAAAGGGTATCCTTTCGAGGTGGCGACAACCGTAAACGAAAAGGCTGGCGTCATCCTCGCCGATCAGGTAAAAAGCCTTGACTGGCGGGCTCGCAAGGCAAAAAAAGCAGGGATCGTTACTCAATCCGTGCTCGAAGAGACACTCGCCAAAATAGAGACTCTTTTGAAGGGATGA
- a CDS encoding DUF86 domain-containing protein, giving the protein MSRSDRDRTYILHILECIDRVERYANNDRTRFDADPMVQDAILRSLQVMAESSQRLSEEVKATQSHIDWRAISGFRNILVHDYLGVDLDLIWQVIKQELPVLKKSLKALS; this is encoded by the coding sequence GTGAGCCGGTCTGATAGGGACCGGACATACATTCTTCACATCCTCGAATGCATCGACCGGGTCGAGCGGTATGCGAACAATGATCGCACTCGCTTTGACGCCGATCCCATGGTGCAGGACGCCATATTGCGGTCATTGCAGGTCATGGCCGAATCGAGCCAGCGTTTATCCGAAGAAGTCAAGGCAACCCAGAGCCACATCGACTGGCGAGCCATATCCGGTTTTCGCAACATTCTGGTGCACGATTATCTCGGTGTCGATCTTGACTTGATATGGCAGGTCATCAAACAAGAATTACCCGTTCTGAAAAAGTCTCTAAAGGCTCTATCATAG
- a CDS encoding AbrB/MazE/SpoVT family DNA-binding domain-containing protein — protein MLAKVQKWGNSLALRLPKALADEADVHLDSPVEITVRDHTICIQPLRQKEIFDLDDLLAGVTSDNLHGETDSVHPVGKEVW, from the coding sequence GTGCTTGCAAAAGTACAGAAATGGGGGAATAGCCTGGCTCTGCGCCTGCCGAAAGCGTTGGCTGACGAAGCCGATGTTCATCTTGATTCGCCTGTGGAAATTACCGTCCGCGACCATACCATTTGCATACAGCCTCTGCGTCAAAAAGAGATATTCGACCTCGATGATCTGCTGGCCGGGGTGACATCGGACAATCTTCACGGCGAGACGGACTCTGTCCATCCGGTCGGCAAGGAGGTTTGGTAA
- a CDS encoding multiheme c-type cytochrome yields MERKMGFWFKPLFACLLFAVLALAGCEGDDGAQGPAGPPGADGATGAEVTVQDLANLGLVFSGDVVAINPTLDLSQTVAYNAATGALTVHFFLTDEAGVGIDVTKLPYEMRVYVSELIPAAVPPAAVNPGSAWTQLVAETFTPAMSPPPGTLTLVNAATGEYNYTTAATLAASTNVTRVTMRARFRFRDLNNDYVVVANPVNASYDFLQAAPATPLASSGADMVTTAACELCHGDRIGDVGHGGGYTQVKTCNHCHNLNYLAAQGDPLEADLAFMIHRIHAAGTFVDLVDRNGVPVEFTELTYPQAINTCSTCHNGPEASLANSNPTRSNCGSCHSDVNFTKPGSTVPTPVDFATGTNHPGGAATTDTGCAGCHSAASITTAHNPAPAVIDTPEFQVTIAMTPPANGTHYLAGEAPVVTVTLADGAGTPVPGTVYTADQDGEGTGLDGLTISDLTEGLSTASLYIYGPRSHAVPVLATDTITDTVGFVAPPTQGHKLFLNLMTDATLATGPVIAPNPDPQVTTTAAGFSYQLLPIPVGMEPGTYMVRFEGADFGATNAEYVTSSSALINFQVETATVEAKLSGDACLDCHGDTRMHLQGAHPHNTAFNTDECLGCHDFSGNYGDYIGNRVHAVHRGSVTGDTHGIDWSEVTFPQPANNCTVCHTNAAAPTPVWRTPDMLACGGCHGTDPAVLPADFPTADPNRVLTEAAAAQHMVQNGGSTDPTVTPTLSCLVCHGEGRIADLFETHNLIQFRALPVDPNE; encoded by the coding sequence ATGGAAAGAAAAATGGGATTTTGGTTTAAGCCTCTATTCGCGTGTCTGTTGTTTGCCGTCCTTGCCCTGGCCGGTTGTGAAGGGGACGACGGCGCGCAAGGTCCGGCCGGTCCTCCCGGAGCCGACGGCGCCACTGGCGCCGAGGTCACCGTTCAGGACCTGGCCAATCTTGGTCTCGTCTTTTCAGGAGATGTCGTTGCGATCAATCCTACCCTCGATCTGAGCCAAACGGTTGCCTACAATGCGGCGACCGGTGCTCTGACGGTTCACTTCTTCCTGACCGACGAAGCTGGGGTCGGCATCGATGTTACCAAACTCCCTTACGAGATGAGGGTCTACGTTTCCGAATTGATACCTGCGGCTGTCCCCCCCGCAGCCGTGAATCCTGGGTCAGCCTGGACTCAGCTGGTCGCCGAAACCTTTACTCCGGCGATGAGCCCTCCGCCGGGTACCCTGACCCTGGTTAATGCAGCGACCGGGGAATACAATTACACTACCGCCGCCACCTTGGCCGCGTCCACCAATGTCACCCGGGTGACGATGCGTGCCCGGTTCCGTTTCCGCGACCTAAATAATGATTATGTCGTTGTCGCCAACCCGGTCAACGCCTCCTACGATTTTCTCCAGGCCGCCCCCGCCACGCCCCTTGCTTCTTCCGGAGCCGATATGGTGACCACCGCCGCCTGCGAATTGTGCCACGGCGACCGCATCGGCGACGTCGGCCATGGCGGCGGCTACACCCAGGTTAAAACCTGCAACCACTGCCACAATCTCAACTACTTGGCTGCGCAAGGCGATCCCCTGGAAGCTGACCTGGCTTTTATGATCCACCGAATCCACGCTGCCGGCACCTTCGTCGACCTCGTTGACAGAAACGGTGTCCCTGTCGAGTTCACCGAACTGACTTATCCTCAGGCGATCAATACCTGCAGCACGTGTCACAACGGCCCTGAGGCCAGCCTCGCCAATTCCAATCCGACCCGCAGCAATTGCGGTTCCTGCCATTCGGACGTGAATTTCACCAAGCCAGGAAGCACTGTCCCGACACCTGTCGATTTCGCAACGGGCACCAATCATCCAGGTGGTGCGGCAACAACTGACACGGGCTGCGCCGGCTGCCATTCCGCAGCATCCATTACGACCGCCCATAACCCGGCTCCGGCCGTGATCGACACCCCCGAGTTCCAGGTCACCATTGCCATGACCCCCCCCGCCAACGGGACCCATTACCTCGCCGGCGAAGCTCCGGTGGTCACCGTGACCCTGGCGGATGGCGCCGGAACCCCCGTTCCCGGCACGGTCTATACGGCAGATCAGGATGGCGAAGGGACCGGGCTTGATGGCCTGACCATTTCTGATTTGACTGAAGGTCTGTCGACAGCCAGCCTCTATATTTATGGTCCGCGCAGCCATGCGGTGCCTGTTCTGGCCACCGATACGATCACCGATACCGTCGGTTTCGTCGCGCCTCCGACCCAGGGCCACAAACTGTTCCTGAATCTGATGACCGATGCAACCCTTGCGACAGGACCGGTAATCGCGCCTAATCCGGATCCGCAGGTGACGACCACCGCCGCCGGGTTCTCCTATCAATTGCTTCCCATCCCCGTCGGCATGGAGCCGGGGACGTATATGGTTCGCTTTGAGGGCGCAGATTTTGGCGCCACAAACGCCGAATATGTGACTTCGTCCAGTGCACTTATCAACTTCCAGGTCGAGACCGCAACCGTCGAGGCGAAACTCTCCGGCGATGCCTGTCTTGATTGCCATGGCGACACCCGGATGCATCTCCAGGGAGCCCATCCCCATAATACCGCCTTCAATACCGACGAGTGCCTGGGCTGCCATGACTTCTCCGGGAACTATGGAGATTACATCGGCAATCGGGTTCATGCCGTTCATCGCGGCTCCGTAACCGGCGACACCCACGGCATCGATTGGTCCGAGGTGACCTTCCCGCAGCCGGCCAACAACTGTACGGTCTGTCATACCAATGCTGCCGCTCCGACCCCGGTCTGGAGAACACCTGACATGCTCGCCTGCGGTGGCTGCCATGGGACCGACCCCGCTGTCCTTCCGGCGGATTTCCCGACGGCTGATCCGAACCGTGTCCTCACCGAAGCGGCCGCCGCCCAGCATATGGTGCAGAATGGCGGCTCCACCGATCCGACAGTGACTCCGACCCTGTCCTGCCTCGTCTGTCACGGGGAAGGAAGAATCGCGGATCTTTTTGAAACCCACAACCTCATTCAATTCCGGGCGCTTCCGGTCGACCCGAACGAGTAA
- the proC gene encoding pyrroline-5-carboxylate reductase, giving the protein MASVASIGFIGGGNMAEAIIKGLVRGTFPAGGILVAELEERRRTLLEERYGIRTTAELDEVVRTCEVVVLAVKPQAVAEVLPGVAAHFSGEQLLVSILAGVSTAALEAHFDGSPRVVRVMPNTPALVGAAATGLCPGQFCRHEDLLLVQRLFEAIGTALVVSEKEMDAVTGLSGSGPAYVYTIIEALADGGVLEGLPRPTALALAVQTVLGAAKLVQESGEHPAALRDKVCSPGGTTIAGVKTLEERGLRAALMGAVSSASRRSRELGGK; this is encoded by the coding sequence ATGGCATCGGTGGCAAGCATCGGTTTTATCGGCGGGGGAAACATGGCGGAAGCCATCATCAAGGGGCTGGTTCGCGGAACCTTCCCGGCCGGGGGGATCCTCGTCGCCGAGCTCGAAGAACGGCGACGTACCCTGCTTGAGGAGCGGTACGGCATCCGGACGACGGCGGAACTCGACGAGGTGGTGCGCACCTGCGAAGTCGTCGTGCTGGCGGTCAAGCCGCAGGCCGTTGCCGAGGTCCTCCCCGGGGTGGCGGCCCATTTCAGCGGCGAGCAACTCCTCGTTTCCATTCTTGCCGGCGTCTCGACGGCGGCTCTCGAAGCTCATTTCGACGGCTCCCCCCGGGTGGTGCGGGTCATGCCCAACACCCCGGCCCTCGTCGGCGCGGCGGCCACCGGGCTCTGCCCCGGTCAGTTCTGCCGGCACGAGGACCTCCTCCTCGTGCAGCGCCTCTTCGAGGCGATCGGCACCGCCCTGGTCGTCAGCGAAAAGGAGATGGATGCGGTGACCGGGCTCTCCGGCTCGGGGCCGGCCTACGTCTATACCATCATCGAGGCGCTCGCCGACGGCGGGGTCCTCGAAGGGCTCCCCCGGCCGACCGCCCTGGCTCTGGCCGTGCAGACGGTGCTGGGGGCGGCGAAACTGGTCCAGGAAAGCGGCGAGCACCCGGCGGCGCTGCGGGACAAGGTCTGCTCTCCCGGCGGCACCACCATCGCCGGGGTGAAGACTCTGGAGGAGCGGGGACTGCGGGCGGCGCTCATGGGCGCGGTCTCCAGTGCCAGCCGCCGTTCCCGGGAACTGGGCGGGAAATAG
- a CDS encoding nucleotidyltransferase family protein, whose protein sequence is MDPFIETHRQAILELAAQRGAHRIQLFGSMAKNKGGPTSDVDFLVEMEPGKSAFALGGLLMDLQDLLGRRVDVVTPAALHPRIREQVLREAVDL, encoded by the coding sequence ATGGACCCTTTTATTGAAACGCATCGCCAGGCCATTCTTGAGCTGGCAGCTCAGAGGGGAGCACATCGGATTCAACTCTTTGGATCGATGGCCAAAAACAAGGGAGGCCCAACCAGCGACGTCGATTTTCTTGTCGAAATGGAACCAGGCAAATCGGCTTTCGCTCTGGGCGGCCTCCTCATGGACCTTCAAGACCTGCTGGGCCGCAGGGTCGATGTCGTCACACCCGCAGCCCTTCATCCCAGAATCCGTGAGCAGGTTTTGCGCGAGGCGGTCGACCTGTGA
- the speA gene encoding biosynthetic arginine decarboxylase gives MTSKAKKSWTIDDAAALYGIRDWGGGFFDLAENGDVTVKARFNGKEVAVSLMEIVAGIEERGHGMPVLLRVENLLDARIALLNETFRAAIAKAGYRGEYRGVFPVKVNQQAHVIEEIIRFGAPYGHGLEAGSKAELVLALAALHEDALLICNGYKDQEFIDLGLWARKLGYRCFFVIESPSELPIILERSRALGIRPLIGARVKVSAKVGGLWTETSGDRSSFGLSTTQLIAVVDTLKSEGMLDTLQLLHCHLGSQIPDIQDIRIGVQEACRYYADLVREGAPMAYLDLGGGLAVDYMGARANHVHSQNYSLDEYCSDIVEVVMTTLDPQEIAHPHIVTESGRATVAYASMLLFNVLDVMHFEAAPLPEAPPEGAHELVKNLFAVMGNLAAADLQESYNDALYYRDEIRDLFKRGQVNLRERSLAENVFLSIAQHIAARLDALAKIPTGLSDLRESLADIYYGNFSVFQSLPDTWAIGQVFPVVPLHRHDERPTREGIISDLTCDCDGKLDAFIAGSGERKTLPLHPLRPEEEYYLGVFLMGAYQETLGDLHNLFGDTHVISVRINENGGFDVIKEISGDTIADVLSYVEYNPQTLFDGFRDTAEAAVRKGKITVGERQRILEDFSASLRGYTYYER, from the coding sequence ATGACGAGCAAGGCAAAAAAGAGCTGGACCATCGACGACGCCGCGGCCCTCTACGGCATCCGCGACTGGGGCGGGGGGTTTTTCGACCTCGCCGAAAACGGCGACGTCACGGTCAAGGCCCGCTTCAACGGGAAGGAGGTGGCGGTCTCGCTCATGGAGATCGTCGCCGGCATTGAGGAGCGAGGCCACGGCATGCCTGTGCTGCTGCGCGTCGAGAACCTTCTCGACGCCCGCATCGCCCTCCTCAACGAGACCTTCCGCGCCGCCATCGCCAAAGCCGGTTACCGCGGCGAGTACCGGGGGGTCTTTCCCGTCAAGGTCAACCAGCAGGCCCACGTCATCGAAGAGATCATCCGCTTCGGCGCGCCCTACGGCCACGGCCTCGAGGCCGGGAGCAAGGCCGAACTCGTCCTGGCCCTGGCCGCCCTCCACGAGGACGCCCTCCTCATTTGCAACGGCTACAAGGACCAGGAATTCATCGATCTCGGTCTCTGGGCGCGCAAGCTCGGCTACCGCTGCTTTTTCGTCATCGAGTCCCCTTCCGAGCTCCCCATCATCCTCGAGCGCAGCCGCGCCCTCGGCATCCGGCCGCTCATCGGCGCCCGGGTCAAGGTCTCGGCCAAGGTCGGCGGCCTGTGGACGGAGACGAGCGGCGACCGCAGCAGCTTCGGCCTCAGCACCACCCAGCTCATCGCCGTGGTCGACACCCTCAAAAGCGAGGGGATGCTCGATACCCTGCAGCTCCTCCACTGCCACCTCGGCTCGCAGATCCCCGACATCCAGGACATCCGCATCGGGGTGCAGGAGGCCTGCCGCTACTATGCCGACCTTGTGCGCGAAGGGGCGCCGATGGCCTATCTCGACCTCGGCGGCGGCCTCGCCGTCGACTACATGGGGGCCCGCGCCAACCACGTTCATTCCCAAAACTACTCCCTCGACGAGTACTGCAGCGACATCGTCGAAGTGGTCATGACGACCCTCGATCCGCAGGAGATCGCCCATCCCCACATCGTCACCGAGTCGGGACGGGCCACCGTCGCCTACGCCTCCATGCTCCTCTTCAACGTCCTCGACGTCATGCATTTCGAGGCGGCGCCCCTTCCCGAGGCCCCGCCCGAAGGCGCCCACGAGCTGGTCAAGAACCTCTTTGCCGTCATGGGCAACCTCGCCGCCGCCGATCTGCAGGAGAGCTACAACGACGCCCTCTACTACCGGGACGAGATCCGCGACCTCTTCAAACGCGGTCAGGTCAACCTGCGGGAGCGCTCCCTGGCCGAGAACGTCTTTCTTTCCATTGCCCAGCACATCGCCGCACGCCTCGATGCTCTCGCCAAGATTCCCACCGGCCTTTCCGACCTCAGGGAGAGCCTGGCCGACATCTACTACGGCAATTTCAGCGTTTTTCAGTCCCTCCCCGACACCTGGGCCATCGGTCAGGTCTTCCCCGTCGTCCCCCTGCACCGCCATGATGAGAGGCCGACCCGTGAGGGAATCATCTCCGACCTGACCTGCGACTGCGACGGCAAGCTCGATGCCTTCATCGCCGGCAGCGGCGAGCGAAAAACACTCCCCCTCCACCCGTTGCGGCCGGAAGAGGAATACTACCTCGGCGTCTTCCTCATGGGCGCCTACCAGGAGACCCTGGGGGATCTGCACAACCTCTTCGGCGACACCCACGTCATCAGCGTACGCATCAACGAAAACGGCGGCTTCGACGTCATCAAGGAGATCTCCGGCGACACCATCGCCGATGTTCTCAGCTACGTGGAGTACAACCCCCAGACCCTCTTCGACGGCTTCCGCGACACCGCCGAGGCGGCGGTGCGCAAGGGGAAGATCACCGTCGGCGAGCGGCAGCGGATATTGGAGGATTTTTCTGCGAGTTTGCGGGGATATACCTACTACGAACGGTAG
- a CDS encoding SO_0444 family Cu/Zn efflux transporter, translated as MLFELVGKILLECWGLLVEAAPYVLFGFLAAGLLKALLPVEMVARHLGSRSVASVLKASLFGIPLPLCSCGVIPAAIGLRRQGASKGASAAFLVSTPETGVDSIAITWALLDPIMTVVRPLAAFVTATVTGLLINVLPDEEEAPAAPQAPGCGCSGSACGETPAPSPSLRKRLADGLGYAFGELLGDIGKWLLLGILLAGIIAALVPAAFFARHLGGEYTSLFLMLLAGVPMYICASASTPIAAALVLKGLSPGAALVFLLAGPATNAATLAVVARFWGRKITAVYLASIALCSLVSGYLVNRLYAATGADITTWVHHGAEAGSSPWAALPAVLLLILIGRNFLPRPSGKSCGDC; from the coding sequence ATGCTCTTTGAACTGGTTGGGAAAATCCTGCTGGAATGCTGGGGGCTCCTGGTGGAAGCGGCTCCTTATGTCCTCTTCGGTTTTCTGGCGGCGGGACTCCTCAAGGCCTTGCTCCCCGTCGAGATGGTCGCCCGGCATCTGGGGAGCAGGAGCGTCGCCTCGGTTCTCAAGGCCTCCCTCTTCGGCATCCCCCTCCCCCTGTGCTCCTGCGGAGTCATCCCCGCGGCCATCGGGCTGCGCCGTCAGGGGGCGAGCAAGGGGGCCTCGGCGGCCTTTCTCGTCTCGACCCCCGAGACCGGGGTCGATTCCATCGCCATCACCTGGGCCCTCCTCGATCCGATCATGACGGTGGTCCGCCCCCTGGCCGCCTTCGTCACTGCCACCGTCACCGGACTCCTCATCAACGTCCTCCCCGACGAGGAGGAGGCTCCGGCAGCCCCTCAGGCTCCGGGGTGCGGCTGCAGCGGCAGCGCCTGCGGGGAGACTCCCGCTCCGTCGCCGTCCCTGCGGAAGCGTCTTGCCGATGGGCTCGGCTACGCTTTTGGCGAGCTTCTCGGCGACATCGGCAAGTGGCTCTTGCTCGGCATTCTTCTCGCCGGGATCATCGCCGCCCTGGTCCCCGCCGCGTTCTTTGCCCGCCATCTCGGCGGCGAATACACCTCCCTTTTTCTGATGCTGCTGGCCGGGGTGCCGATGTACATCTGCGCCAGCGCCTCGACCCCCATCGCCGCCGCCCTGGTCCTCAAGGGGCTCTCCCCCGGAGCCGCCCTCGTCTTTCTTCTTGCCGGTCCGGCGACCAACGCCGCCACCCTCGCCGTGGTCGCCCGCTTCTGGGGTCGGAAGATCACCGCCGTCTATCTGGCGTCCATCGCCCTCTGTTCCCTGGTCAGCGGCTATCTCGTCAACCGCCTCTACGCCGCAACCGGCGCCGACATCACCACCTGGGTGCACCACGGCGCCGAAGCAGGATCCTCCCCCTGGGCCGCCCTGCCGGCCGTGCTGTTGCTGATCCTCATCGGCCGCAATTTCCTCCCTCGCCCTTCCGGCAAATCCTGCGGCGATTGCTGA